One region of Deferrivibrio essentukiensis genomic DNA includes:
- a CDS encoding universal stress protein, translated as IMIAIKKILFPTDFSETSKYAMNYAIEFAKEFNAELKIVHVIFDESQIVAFYLPQVTFQNLDLELEESAKKQLEDFIKEYPELQEVKYTTKLLKGTPFVEIIDEAKKFEADMIVIGTHGRSGLEHVLFGSTAEKVVRKSPCPVFSVRLKEHKFKMP; from the coding sequence GCATTATGATTGCTATCAAAAAAATTTTATTCCCCACAGATTTTTCAGAAACATCAAAGTACGCAATGAACTACGCAATTGAGTTTGCAAAGGAATTTAACGCTGAGCTTAAAATTGTCCATGTCATTTTTGATGAATCACAAATAGTAGCATTTTATCTTCCACAGGTGACTTTTCAAAATCTGGACTTGGAGCTTGAAGAATCTGCCAAAAAACAATTGGAAGATTTTATAAAGGAATATCCTGAGCTTCAGGAAGTGAAATACACAACAAAACTTTTAAAAGGTACCCCATTTGTAGAAATTATTGATGAGGCAAAGAAATTTGAGGCTGATATGATTGTGATAGGGACGCATGGGCGCTCAGGCCTTGAGCATGTGCTTTTCGGCTCAACAGCAGAAAAGGTTGTAAGAAAGTCTCCATGCCCAGTATTCTCGGTGAGATTAAAAGAACATAAATTCAAGATGCCTTAA
- a CDS encoding 4Fe-4S binding protein gives MVDNKLSLNISRCTGCGACIGKCPFSALAMSYNNGEFKNIKKVVFNADKCNGCGACINFCRFGALFIK, from the coding sequence ATGGTAGATAACAAATTGAGTTTAAATATTAGCCGATGTACCGGCTGTGGCGCTTGTATCGGGAAATGCCCTTTTAGTGCACTTGCTATGAGTTATAATAATGGTGAATTTAAAAATATAAAAAAGGTAGTCTTTAACGCCGATAAATGCAACGGGTGCGGAGCCTGTATTAATTTTTGTAGGTTTGGAGCACTCTTTATAAAATAA
- a CDS encoding ArsR/SmtB family transcription factor: MFDEYSEKFKALGHPVRLQIVAGLSKKECNVTKMCEGLNLHQATVSRHLSILKAAGIVEGVRNGSEICYHLVDKKVEQIINILGEGKNV, from the coding sequence ATGTTTGATGAATACTCAGAAAAGTTTAAGGCTTTGGGGCATCCTGTGAGGCTTCAAATAGTTGCCGGACTTTCAAAAAAAGAATGCAATGTTACAAAGATGTGTGAAGGGCTTAATCTTCATCAGGCTACGGTAAGTAGACACCTTTCCATACTAAAAGCTGCAGGTATTGTTGAAGGGGTTAGAAACGGCAGTGAAATTTGTTATCACTTAGTTGATAAAAAGGTTGAACAAATCATAAACATATTAGGAGAGGGTAAAAATGTATAA